In the Candidatus Saccharibacteria bacterium oral taxon 488 genome, one interval contains:
- the nadE gene encoding ammonia-dependent NAD(+) synthetase encodes MRAKQQEIIAALGVEPTIQPIKEIEKRSKFLADYLGQTGLKGFVLGVSGGQDSLLAGILAQRAIKLRRQSGQDCCLHTMLLPYGDQYDRVDAELAVETIKSYGESSVIEHDIDIQPSVDALVADLCTDGQVISDFDKGNIKARTRMMAQYAIAGACGLLVVGTDHAAESVTGFFTKFGDGAADIMPLSGLTKRQGWAMLNALHVPEHLLHKVPTADLLDDRPAQPDEVELGLRYDDIDDYLEGKEVDPKIAEKIEERYDKTQHKRNLPVAYRSRQ; translated from the coding sequence ATGCGAGCCAAGCAACAAGAGATTATCGCCGCCCTCGGTGTCGAACCCACCATCCAACCAATTAAAGAGATTGAGAAGCGTAGTAAATTCCTAGCTGACTATCTGGGGCAAACTGGTCTTAAGGGTTTTGTGTTGGGGGTTTCTGGCGGTCAGGACTCACTGCTCGCAGGAATTTTAGCACAGCGCGCCATCAAGCTGAGACGCCAAAGCGGCCAAGACTGCTGCCTCCACACTATGCTGCTGCCCTACGGTGATCAATATGACCGCGTGGATGCTGAGCTAGCTGTTGAGACTATTAAGTCTTATGGCGAATCGAGCGTCATAGAACATGACATTGATATACAACCTAGCGTCGACGCACTTGTTGCAGACCTATGCACCGATGGTCAAGTAATTAGTGATTTCGACAAAGGCAACATCAAGGCTCGTACCCGTATGATGGCACAATATGCTATTGCTGGTGCCTGCGGGTTATTGGTAGTTGGCACTGATCATGCCGCCGAATCAGTCACGGGATTTTTCACCAAGTTTGGCGATGGCGCTGCCGACATCATGCCCCTATCTGGCCTAACTAAACGTCAAGGCTGGGCCATGCTGAATGCATTACACGTTCCCGAACACCTCCTTCACAAAGTGCCGACTGCTGATTTATTAGATGATCGCCCGGCCCAACCTGATGAAGTAGAACTGGGCCTAAGATATGATGATATTGATGATTATCTCGAGGGCAAAGAAGTTGACCCCAAGATTGCTGAGAAGATAGAAGAACGCTACGACAAGACTCAACACAAACGAAACCTACCGGTAGCATATAGGAGTAGGCAGTAA
- a CDS encoding NUDIX hydrolase, which translates to MPVSVKAVISLNGQIPLLRNERNEWELPGGKLDLGESPTVCVQREVHEELNIDISVGMNVHNWVYTIFRIITFLWSHILRKRSRAQRRTLVMNIKSWRLFLRIGSMASTCPRDIRLPLVGLWSLVCSSKNSVCAPTCMRDVSVCVDEFVDAISLFEDEGADF; encoded by the coding sequence TTGCCAGTTTCTGTTAAGGCTGTCATCTCCCTTAACGGTCAGATTCCGCTCTTGCGAAATGAGCGTAACGAATGGGAGCTGCCGGGAGGAAAATTAGATCTTGGGGAAAGTCCAACAGTGTGCGTACAACGTGAAGTTCATGAAGAATTGAACATTGATATATCAGTTGGGATGAATGTTCACAATTGGGTGTATACAATTTTCCGTATCATCACGTTTTTGTGGTCACATATTTTGCGAAAGCGGTCGAGAGCGCAACGCCGCACTTTAGTCATGAACATAAAGAGTTGGCGCTTGTTTCTCCGGATAGGGTCAATGGCCTCAACATGCCCGAGGGATATAAGGTTGCCATTGGTCGGGCTTTGGAGCTTGGTTTGTTCAAGCAAAAATAGTGTCTGCGCTCCAACGTGCATGAGGGACGTATCGGTCTGTGTGGATGAGTTCGTCGACGCGATCTCGCTCTTCGAGGACGAAGGTGCAGACTTTTAG
- the murB gene encoding UDP-N-acetylmuramate dehydrogenase, whose amino-acid sequence MYHMEIRTEIPLQQYTTMRLGGKARFMASATSVNEVRELYKSAKMQGIPIFVLGGGSNVIARDEGFEGAVLLNRIKGFAVLTDDGQTATIKVGAGEIWDEVVKRTVTMGLSGIEAMSAIPGTAGAAPVQNVGAYGQEVADVLTELEAYDSLTDRVVTLSAAECGFSYRHSIFRGEASGRYCILSITIKLHHAAPKPPFYAGLQRYLTNMNITTFTPQVIRDAVMAIRFDKLPDPTERPNAGSFFKNALIESWQLNELRERYPDAPSYDMPDGRHKVPTGWLIEQAGLKGALLHGMRVHDKNALVLINESATSYHDLAAARDAIIQSVYDKFHIQIQQEPLEI is encoded by the coding sequence ATGTATCACATGGAGATACGAACAGAGATTCCGTTGCAACAATATACGACGATGCGGCTCGGCGGCAAGGCGCGCTTTATGGCATCGGCGACGTCGGTGAATGAAGTCAGAGAGTTATATAAGAGTGCCAAGATGCAAGGTATCCCGATCTTTGTCCTCGGCGGCGGCAGCAATGTTATCGCTCGCGACGAAGGGTTTGAGGGGGCGGTGCTACTCAATCGAATCAAGGGGTTTGCAGTGCTGACTGATGATGGCCAGACGGCAACGATCAAGGTTGGTGCGGGTGAAATATGGGATGAGGTGGTTAAGCGTACAGTTACCATGGGACTGAGCGGCATTGAGGCGATGTCGGCCATCCCTGGTACAGCCGGCGCTGCGCCGGTGCAAAATGTCGGTGCGTATGGCCAGGAAGTTGCTGATGTGCTCACTGAGCTAGAGGCGTACGACTCACTGACTGACCGGGTGGTAACCTTGAGCGCGGCAGAGTGCGGGTTTTCGTATCGGCATAGTATTTTTCGCGGTGAGGCGAGCGGTCGCTACTGCATTCTCTCAATTACCATCAAGCTCCATCACGCAGCGCCGAAACCGCCGTTCTATGCCGGCTTGCAGCGGTATTTGACCAACATGAATATCACGACCTTTACGCCGCAGGTGATCCGCGACGCGGTGATGGCGATTCGGTTTGATAAGTTACCTGATCCGACCGAGCGACCTAATGCTGGCTCATTCTTCAAGAACGCGCTGATCGAATCATGGCAACTGAATGAACTTCGTGAACGGTATCCAGATGCCCCATCCTATGATATGCCGGACGGCCGACACAAGGTGCCAACGGGCTGGTTGATCGAGCAGGCTGGGCTCAAGGGGGCATTGCTTCACGGCATGCGGGTGCACGACAAGAACGCGCTGGTATTGATCAATGAGTCGGCGACCAGCTACCACGATCTGGCGGCGGCACGTGACGCTATCATTCAGTCAGTCTACGATAAGTTCCACATCCAGATCCAGCAAGAACCGTTGGAAATTTGA
- a CDS encoding prepilin-type N-terminal cleavage/methylation domain-containing protein: MHISEYDGGMKGRGFTLVELIIAIAVMAILLVLATLSFRNYQAAARDKEREADVLALQNYLESVYPREIRDSAGNVIKPAGGYPAYVSGASGAGKMTAAQFAAAFDELGGAAKTGPLDRERLISAINGTFGVNPIANVGQLFAKKDDYENTKITNYPNGAYVYIAGVYGGVCDEIGTACRRYTIFYHLETKEPGKWQVLNSKRL; encoded by the coding sequence ATGCATATTTCCGAGTATGATGGGGGTATGAAGGGACGGGGGTTTACGCTAGTCGAGCTGATCATTGCTATTGCCGTCATGGCGATTTTGCTGGTGCTCGCGACATTAAGTTTTCGTAATTATCAGGCAGCGGCACGCGATAAGGAGCGTGAAGCCGATGTGCTAGCCTTGCAGAACTACCTCGAGAGCGTCTATCCGCGGGAAATTCGTGACAGTGCCGGTAACGTCATCAAGCCTGCTGGCGGCTATCCGGCGTATGTTTCTGGCGCCAGCGGTGCTGGCAAGATGACTGCGGCGCAGTTTGCAGCGGCGTTTGACGAACTGGGTGGTGCCGCCAAGACCGGCCCACTGGATCGAGAACGCCTTATTTCGGCGATTAACGGTACATTCGGTGTCAATCCGATCGCTAACGTGGGTCAGCTGTTTGCCAAGAAGGATGATTACGAAAACACCAAGATTACTAATTATCCGAACGGTGCGTACGTCTACATTGCTGGGGTTTACGGTGGCGTGTGTGACGAGATAGGTACGGCCTGTCGGCGCTATACGATTTTTTATCATTTAGAAACAAAGGAGCCGGGTAAATGGCAAGTACTCAACAGCAAACGTCTCTAA
- a CDS encoding DUF1727 domain-containing protein, with protein MSRQILSTLIGKTVKQAARLRGGGSALPGLVIEKIDPGFIARTLAQVPRGVVVISGTNGKTTTTKIVVELLEAAGLKVFTNRTGSNFSRGVAAALLGEVDMRGRLDADIAVLELDEAWAVKFVQLVPPRYSLLLNVMRDQLDRFGEIDTAAGFLAKIAQATTDTVVLNRDDPRIYRLHQKTAADVTFFGTTDQLLKLMPTDDALKTGQAQANHLAPADVLLADIDKQTATFQIDNAKHAVRMRLNGVYNLLNAAAALSLVRQIMGEKAELTTLLGALSDVAPAFGRGETIVIDGTPIELILVKNPSGFRLSLLSFADGTADTMIAINDNYADGRDVSWLWDVDVSRLEQVAVVSGVRAHDMALRLEYDDITPEIIEPDLAAALEKLLAHHPRQPKHIYCTYTAMMRLRKLLSIKTDVEAIR; from the coding sequence ATGTCACGACAGATTCTCAGCACACTCATCGGCAAAACCGTCAAACAAGCTGCTCGCCTACGCGGTGGCGGCTCGGCGCTCCCGGGGCTGGTCATCGAAAAGATCGACCCGGGCTTTATCGCTCGCACCCTGGCGCAAGTACCGCGCGGCGTGGTGGTTATTAGCGGCACCAACGGCAAGACCACTACTACTAAAATCGTCGTTGAACTGCTCGAGGCGGCCGGCCTTAAGGTTTTTACCAATCGCACGGGCAGTAATTTCTCGCGCGGCGTGGCGGCAGCGCTGCTCGGCGAGGTAGATATGCGCGGGCGGCTGGATGCCGACATCGCGGTGCTGGAGCTTGACGAGGCCTGGGCGGTCAAGTTTGTACAGCTAGTACCGCCGCGCTACAGCCTGCTACTCAACGTCATGCGCGATCAGCTGGATCGGTTTGGCGAGATCGACACGGCGGCTGGTTTCTTGGCAAAAATCGCCCAGGCAACCACTGATACCGTGGTGCTCAATCGCGACGACCCACGCATCTATCGCCTGCACCAAAAAACGGCGGCAGACGTAACGTTTTTTGGCACAACCGACCAGCTGCTCAAGCTGATGCCAACTGACGATGCACTCAAGACTGGCCAGGCTCAGGCAAATCACCTAGCCCCAGCCGACGTGCTGCTCGCTGACATCGATAAGCAAACGGCGACCTTTCAGATTGACAATGCCAAGCACGCGGTGCGAATGCGGCTGAATGGTGTGTATAATCTATTGAACGCAGCAGCGGCGCTGAGTTTGGTCCGGCAAATTATGGGAGAGAAAGCCGAGCTAACGACGTTACTAGGCGCCCTGTCAGACGTAGCGCCAGCATTCGGTCGAGGCGAGACCATCGTGATTGACGGCACGCCGATTGAGCTAATTCTCGTGAAAAACCCGAGCGGCTTTCGACTCAGCCTGCTGTCATTTGCCGACGGAACAGCGGATACGATGATTGCTATCAACGATAATTATGCTGACGGACGCGACGTTAGTTGGCTGTGGGACGTGGATGTTTCACGCCTCGAGCAGGTGGCGGTGGTCAGCGGTGTGCGCGCTCATGATATGGCGCTGCGGCTGGAGTATGACGACATTACGCCAGAAATTATCGAGCCGGATTTGGCGGCGGCGCTGGAAAAATTGCTAGCCCATCATCCACGCCAGCCAAAGCACATTTACTGTACCTACACGGCGATGATGCGACTGCGCAAATTATTATCAATCAAAACCGATGTGGAGGCCATCCGATGA
- a CDS encoding NUDIX hydrolase, whose product MKYTKPYVPPTLTVDAVIFQISSGVLEVLLLKRPSEPFKGEWALPGGYNAKGETTIAALRRIVTQKTGVDVESDLSYIEQLYTFDTVDRDPRGHAVSVTYLGCGRAITLDETKSHATFFDVHNLPPLAYDHASIIEYARERLIAKLTYTNAVSAFLKRRFTLTQLQNAYEIIFDREFDKRNFRKKFLSLNLIHETNELWRDGAHRPAKLYEFNSQNLETLSRSFD is encoded by the coding sequence ATGAAATACACGAAACCATACGTTCCACCTACACTAACCGTCGACGCAGTGATATTTCAAATTAGCAGCGGTGTATTAGAAGTCCTGCTCCTAAAGCGCCCCAGTGAGCCGTTCAAGGGTGAATGGGCGCTACCCGGCGGATACAACGCCAAAGGTGAGACGACGATAGCCGCGCTGAGACGTATTGTTACCCAAAAAACAGGCGTGGATGTCGAGAGTGACTTGAGCTACATTGAGCAACTCTACACCTTTGACACAGTTGACCGTGACCCACGAGGACATGCTGTATCAGTGACGTACCTCGGGTGTGGACGCGCTATCACGCTAGATGAGACGAAATCACACGCGACATTTTTTGATGTACACAATCTACCGCCGCTGGCTTATGATCACGCCAGTATTATTGAATACGCTAGAGAGCGGCTGATCGCCAAGCTAACATATACGAATGCTGTGTCGGCATTTCTGAAGCGGCGTTTTACCCTGACCCAACTGCAGAACGCCTATGAAATTATCTTTGATCGTGAATTTGACAAGCGTAATTTTCGCAAAAAATTCCTCAGCCTCAACCTCATTCATGAAACCAACGAGCTGTGGCGTGACGGCGCACACCGTCCAGCAAAACTATACGAATTTAATTCCCAGAATCTCGAGACGTTATCGCGGAGCTTTGATTAG
- a CDS encoding CPBP family intramembrane metalloprotease: protein MPNTNHTTLTTHRRQMIYLYAIVCVYLMLPILICIGVIPWSMKFAALVVGVVAMYIVMRILGYTHSDIGITQQRTIYSLRTVLPITIALIIAAGLFLLLEKPRFSPTEGIGFYVFYVLISCPAQELLFRGILSRMLQELRLHRVLELGVAAALFGYVHIIYGDILTVVIMGIVGLFWYRAYQRSSNLIGVTISHVVLGVMTIALGIID from the coding sequence ATGCCCAATACTAATCACACTACCCTCACTACTCACCGCCGACAAATGATATATCTCTATGCCATTGTCTGCGTATATCTCATGTTGCCCATCCTCATTTGTATCGGCGTTATCCCCTGGAGTATGAAGTTCGCGGCACTCGTCGTCGGTGTAGTAGCGATGTACATAGTGATGCGAATTCTCGGCTATACGCATAGTGACATCGGTATCACACAGCAACGTACCATCTATTCACTCAGAACCGTGCTACCGATAACCATAGCCCTCATTATCGCAGCCGGGCTGTTTCTACTCCTCGAAAAGCCTCGATTCTCACCAACCGAAGGAATAGGGTTTTATGTATTTTATGTTCTCATCTCGTGCCCGGCGCAAGAACTGTTATTTCGCGGCATCCTCAGCCGTATGCTGCAAGAACTACGGCTACACCGGGTGTTGGAGCTTGGCGTAGCAGCCGCCCTTTTCGGTTACGTACATATCATCTACGGCGACATACTCACTGTTGTTATCATGGGCATCGTTGGCCTTTTCTGGTACCGAGCGTACCAGCGCTCATCAAACCTCATCGGCGTAACGATAAGCCACGTGGTACTTGGTGTGATGACGATTGCTTTGGGGATTATTGATTAA
- a CDS encoding ATP-dependent Clp protease ATP-binding subunit, with protein sequence MGGRQHRGVGAVTRNAGDRNCLVADEGFGMNEVRPEFRYHSLRAQKARFTARFGTVWHVLVVLVAVALGLGGVWLLIKHGPIGWLMIGLVGPLAMLSVWWQGDLKTMAVSARAETIDDVMAADVLGRLSQRPSPKEIALAVGRSRAGQFLGVRLGLTPNFLANIASDDPNNTPALWQSALQIWRDTNSPKVTGAVLAAAIVEQFPNHDALLANLKIDFRDVLGGIMWYERLKSLIEQFKQKPLHTGGIARDWSFGYTPLLSRFAQNLSLQVSGGTMIAQLDAHQAALDQLMTIFGSNGRQNAALVGLDGAGKSTVVAAFAEMLIDGHKTVPSSLLYRQIFLLDASSLISAAAGRGELEALVTQILNEAFLSKNVILCLDNAQLFFEEGVGSVDLSNLLLPILEAGRLRIILTMDSQRYLQISQRNAQLATALNTIVIEPSSPEETVRIMRDQLISLEHRHKVTYMYQALAEAYRVGERYVQDVAMPGRALKVLEAAAHYASSGLVTAQSVDDAVEKTMGIKIATASTDDEREKLLNLEDLIHQRMINQTRAVSVISDAIRRARAGVRNPDRPIGTFLFLGPTGVGKTELSKALADIYFGGEGNLIRLDLNEFVRAEDVARLIADGANDPMSLTAQVQKRPFSVVLLDEIEKAHPQVLTTLLQLLDEGILRDEKNRDISFRDCLVIATSNAGAERIREYIERGYQLEQFEQTFINELINANLFRPEFLNRFDEIVLFRPLGKEELLQVVDLILAGINRTLAPQKIQVAVEEAGKKLLVDAGYDPRLGARPMRRVVQRAVENTVAKQLLAGSVAPGSTTIITAEQIRAVVGEAANGSSMVSPGPGVPPISLG encoded by the coding sequence ATGGGCGGTCGGCAGCATCGTGGTGTGGGCGCTGTTACCCGTAACGCCGGTGATAGGAATTGTCTTGTGGCAGATGAGGGTTTTGGCATGAACGAGGTGCGACCGGAGTTTCGCTATCACAGCTTACGGGCGCAAAAGGCACGGTTTACGGCGCGGTTTGGTACGGTCTGGCATGTGTTGGTAGTGCTCGTCGCCGTTGCATTGGGCCTGGGTGGCGTTTGGCTATTGATCAAGCACGGGCCGATTGGTTGGTTGATGATTGGTCTAGTGGGGCCATTGGCGATGCTCAGTGTGTGGTGGCAGGGCGATCTCAAGACGATGGCGGTGAGCGCACGGGCGGAGACGATTGATGATGTGATGGCGGCGGACGTGCTGGGCCGCCTGAGCCAGCGGCCGTCGCCAAAAGAAATCGCCCTGGCGGTTGGTCGGTCGCGGGCCGGGCAATTCCTCGGAGTGCGGTTGGGTCTCACGCCGAACTTTTTAGCGAATATCGCTTCGGATGATCCAAATAATACGCCGGCCCTATGGCAATCAGCGCTGCAGATTTGGCGTGACACTAATAGCCCGAAAGTAACAGGTGCGGTGTTGGCGGCGGCGATCGTTGAGCAATTTCCGAATCATGACGCTCTGCTAGCAAATCTAAAAATTGATTTTCGCGATGTATTGGGCGGTATCATGTGGTATGAGCGCCTCAAGTCGTTGATCGAGCAGTTCAAGCAAAAGCCGCTCCACACTGGCGGTATCGCCCGCGACTGGTCATTTGGTTATACGCCGCTTTTAAGCCGGTTCGCTCAGAACCTTAGCCTCCAAGTATCGGGCGGTACAATGATCGCGCAGCTGGACGCTCATCAGGCGGCGCTGGATCAATTGATGACAATTTTTGGCTCGAATGGTCGGCAAAATGCAGCGCTGGTCGGGCTTGATGGGGCTGGCAAAAGTACGGTCGTGGCGGCGTTCGCCGAGATGCTCATTGACGGACATAAAACCGTGCCGTCGTCGCTTCTCTATCGGCAGATTTTCCTGCTGGATGCCTCGTCGCTGATCTCGGCGGCGGCTGGTCGGGGCGAGCTGGAAGCGCTGGTGACGCAGATTCTCAACGAAGCATTTTTATCAAAGAACGTCATTTTGTGTCTCGATAATGCTCAGCTGTTTTTCGAGGAGGGCGTTGGTTCAGTTGATCTGAGTAATTTGCTACTGCCGATTTTAGAGGCGGGTAGGCTGCGAATTATCCTCACCATGGATAGTCAGCGCTACTTGCAGATTTCTCAGCGTAATGCCCAGCTGGCGACGGCGCTCAATACTATCGTTATCGAGCCATCATCACCGGAGGAGACGGTGCGAATTATGCGCGATCAGCTGATCAGCCTCGAACATCGCCATAAAGTGACCTACATGTATCAAGCCCTCGCTGAAGCCTACCGCGTTGGCGAGCGCTACGTCCAAGACGTGGCGATGCCGGGTCGGGCGCTCAAGGTGCTGGAGGCGGCAGCTCACTATGCGTCGTCCGGTCTGGTGACAGCTCAGTCGGTCGATGATGCGGTCGAAAAAACCATGGGCATCAAGATCGCGACCGCCTCGACTGACGATGAACGAGAGAAGCTCTTGAATCTCGAAGACCTGATTCATCAACGGATGATCAATCAAACGCGTGCCGTCAGCGTCATCTCTGATGCCATCCGGCGAGCACGGGCTGGTGTACGCAACCCTGATCGGCCGATTGGTACGTTTCTGTTCCTTGGCCCGACTGGTGTCGGTAAAACGGAATTATCCAAGGCGTTGGCGGATATCTATTTTGGCGGCGAGGGCAATCTCATCCGGCTGGATCTCAACGAATTTGTCCGGGCCGAGGATGTGGCGCGGCTGATCGCTGATGGGGCGAATGATCCGATGAGCCTGACCGCCCAGGTGCAAAAGCGGCCGTTTTCGGTGGTGTTGCTCGACGAAATTGAGAAGGCGCATCCGCAGGTGCTCACGACGCTTTTGCAGTTACTAGACGAGGGAATTTTACGTGACGAGAAGAACCGCGATATTAGTTTTCGTGATTGCTTAGTCATTGCGACGTCGAATGCTGGTGCTGAGAGAATTCGCGAATACATCGAGCGCGGCTACCAGCTGGAGCAGTTCGAACAAACATTTATCAACGAGCTGATTAATGCCAATCTGTTTCGTCCGGAATTCTTGAACCGCTTTGATGAAATTGTGCTATTTCGTCCCCTGGGTAAAGAAGAGCTGCTGCAGGTCGTTGATCTCATTTTGGCTGGTATCAATCGAACGCTGGCGCCACAAAAAATCCAAGTTGCTGTCGAAGAGGCGGGCAAAAAATTATTGGTTGATGCTGGCTATGACCCGCGCCTCGGCGCTCGTCCGATGCGCCGCGTGGTGCAGCGAGCCGTCGAGAATACCGTCGCCAAGCAGCTGCTCGCTGGCTCTGTCGCGCCGGGATCAACGACGATTATCACGGCGGAGCAGATACGAGCGGTGGTCGGCGAGGCGGCTAATGGTAGCAGTATGGTGTCCCCGGGCCCGGGCGTGCCACCGATATCACTCGGATAG
- a CDS encoding prepilin-type N-terminal cleavage/methylation domain-containing protein — protein MISSNKTKGFTLVELLIVIVVIAILAAISIVAYNGVTNKARDDERATDARNIINAAAAYNSEKDKWPTDTEIKGFDTIKLSKNAKDNIGNTAPGPNDKGKYKYELCQDSNNNNTGAKVTYWKDIIEGSAQHEQVITTGSNC, from the coding sequence ATGATTTCTTCAAACAAAACTAAAGGTTTCACATTGGTTGAGCTCTTGATCGTTATCGTGGTCATCGCTATCTTGGCTGCTATTTCGATTGTGGCGTACAATGGTGTGACAAATAAGGCTCGGGATGATGAGCGTGCAACCGATGCGCGTAACATTATTAACGCAGCAGCTGCATATAATTCTGAAAAGGATAAGTGGCCAACGGATACCGAAATCAAGGGATTTGATACGATTAAGCTATCAAAGAATGCGAAGGATAATATAGGCAACACTGCCCCAGGTCCAAACGATAAGGGCAAGTACAAATACGAACTTTGTCAGGACTCAAACAATAACAACACCGGTGCTAAAGTTACCTACTGGAAAGATATTATCGAAGGAAGTGCTCAGCACGAGCAGGTGATTACTACTGGTAGCAACTGCTAG
- a CDS encoding prepilin-type N-terminal cleavage/methylation domain-containing protein, producing the protein MASTQQQTSLKHAGGFTVVELMITLIIAGIFLMSGYQLYGAVLARNTEARRTSEAASIGYSILRERGLYKTVSEVCGSGAVKTEQVTPPTTPILPSPVRARVEYCKVPNSVAVIRVAVIITYGTPAQEVVHATYISG; encoded by the coding sequence ATGGCAAGTACTCAACAGCAAACGTCTCTAAAGCATGCGGGCGGTTTCACCGTTGTCGAACTGATGATCACCTTGATTATCGCTGGGATCTTTTTGATGAGCGGCTACCAGCTGTACGGGGCGGTGTTGGCGCGCAATACTGAGGCTCGCCGTACGTCGGAGGCCGCTAGTATCGGATACAGCATTCTGCGTGAACGCGGCCTATACAAAACGGTGTCCGAGGTTTGCGGTAGTGGTGCGGTCAAGACTGAACAGGTGACGCCACCAACCACACCAATACTACCGAGTCCGGTTCGTGCCCGAGTCGAGTATTGTAAAGTGCCAAACAGCGTCGCAGTGATTCGCGTCGCAGTGATTATTACTTATGGAACGCCAGCGCAGGAGGTGGTGCATGCGACGTACATTTCGGGCTAA
- a CDS encoding glutamine amidotransferase: protein MTITIIQLYPRDMNLYGDWGNTLALKKRLEWRGFTVRIIDHNPGDTTDFAAGDIFIGGGGQDAGQEIIQDDLLARADELRQLAESGVPMLMVCGMYQLFGRAFTTHDGRVIRGAGILPLETYAKAERLIGNITLESEEFGQIVGYENHSGQTLLDEGGLPLGRVVRGAGNDETGQIEGARLHNIVATYLHGPILPKNPRLADFLITAALTRKGYTDKLSALPIDRTAEHAQRVAMERGR from the coding sequence ATGACGATCACGATTATTCAATTGTATCCGCGCGATATGAATCTCTATGGCGACTGGGGCAATACGCTGGCGCTGAAAAAGCGGCTGGAATGGCGCGGCTTTACGGTGCGCATTATTGATCATAATCCGGGCGATACGACTGACTTTGCGGCGGGAGATATATTCATCGGCGGTGGTGGTCAGGACGCTGGGCAAGAAATTATCCAGGACGATTTGCTAGCGCGGGCGGACGAGCTGCGGCAACTAGCCGAGAGTGGCGTGCCGATGTTGATGGTCTGTGGCATGTATCAATTGTTTGGCCGAGCGTTCACCACACACGATGGGCGCGTGATTCGCGGTGCGGGGATTTTACCGCTAGAGACATACGCCAAGGCAGAACGACTGATCGGCAATATCACGCTCGAGAGCGAGGAGTTTGGGCAGATCGTTGGCTATGAAAACCATAGCGGCCAGACGCTGCTTGATGAAGGAGGGTTGCCGCTGGGGCGCGTGGTGCGGGGCGCTGGTAATGACGAGACTGGCCAAATCGAGGGCGCGAGGCTGCACAATATCGTGGCGACGTACCTGCACGGGCCGATCTTGCCAAAGAATCCACGACTCGCTGATTTTTTGATCACCGCGGCACTCACGCGAAAAGGCTATACAGATAAACTCAGCGCACTGCCCATCGACCGCACCGCAGAACATGCCCAGCGGGTGGCGATGGAGCGAGGGCGATAA